The Ahaetulla prasina isolate Xishuangbanna chromosome 3, ASM2864084v1, whole genome shotgun sequence genome window below encodes:
- the TRAM1 gene encoding translocating chain-associated membrane protein 1, whose protein sequence is MAIRKKTNKNPPVLSHEFVVQNHADIVSCMAMVFLLGLMFEVTAKAAVVFVTLQYNITIPVTENQPTETVTLYHYGIKDLATVFFYMLVAIIIHAVIQEYVLDKINRRMHFSKTKHSKFNESGQLSAFYLFSCVWGTSILVSENYVSDPTSLWRDYPHTSMPFQMKFFYISQMAYWFHAFPEFYFQKIKKEDIPRQLVYIGLYLFHITGAYLLNLTHLGLVLLVLHYFVEFLFHISRLFYFSDEKHQKGFTLWAVLFVLGRLLTLILSVLTVGFGLARAENQTLDVSTGNFNVLPIRISVLASICLTQAFMMWKFINFQLRRWREHSSPPQPVKKKFMTTKGKPSKKERENGINGTLTSNGADSPRNRKEKSS, encoded by the exons ATGGCGATCCGCAAGAAGACTAACAAGAACCCTCCCGTGCTCAGCCATGAGTTCGTCGTGCAGAACCACGCGGACATCGTCTCCTGCATGGCCATGGTCTTCCTGCTGGGGCTCATGTTCGAG GTTACAGCCAAAGCAGCTGTTGTCTTTGTTACActtcagtacaatattaccattcCTGTTACAG aaAACCAGCCGACAGAAACAGTGACATTATATCATTATGGTATCAAAGATCTGGCTACCGTTTTCTTCTACATGCTAGTGGCAATAATCATACATGCTGTTATTCAAGAATATGTGTTAGAT aaaattaACAGGCGAATGCACTTTTCCAAAACAAAACACAGTAAATTCAATGAATCTGGACAACTCAGTGCATTTTACCTTTTCTCTTGCGTCTGGGGAACAAGCATCCTTGTGTCG gaaaactatGTATCAGATCCAACATCACTCTGGAGAGATTACCCACACACATCAATGCC GTTTCAAATGAAGTTCTTTTATATCTCACAGATGGCATACTGGTTTCATGCCTTTCCAGAAttctattttcagaaaataaaaaaa GAAGACATTCCTCGCCAACTTGTTTACATTGGACTATATCTTTTCCATATCACTGGAGCTTATCTGTTAAA tTTGACCCATCTTGGTCTTGTTCTTCTTGTGTTACATTACTTTGTGGAGTTTCTGTTCCATATCTCCAGACTTTTTTACTTCAGTGATGAAAAACACCAGAAAGG GTTTACATTGTGGGCTGTTCTTTTTGTTTTGGGAAGACTCCTGACCTTAATTCTGTCTGTCCTTACTGTTGGATTTGGCCTTGCTAGAGCAGAGAATCAGACTTTGGATGTTAGTACTGGAAACTTTAATGTGCTACCAATCAG AATCAGTGTGCTGGCATCAATCTGTTTAACACAAGCCTTTATGATGTGGAAATTCATTAATTTCCAATTAAGAAGGTGGAGAGAACATTCTTCCCCTCCTCAACCAGTGAAAAAGAAGTTTATGACAACAAAAGGCAAGCCATCGAAAAAAGAAAGAG aaaatggaATCAATGGAACATTAACCTCAAATGGAGCAGACTCACCTcgcaacagaaaagaaaaatcgtCTTAA